In a single window of the Prinia subflava isolate CZ2003 ecotype Zambia chromosome 3, Cam_Psub_1.2, whole genome shotgun sequence genome:
- the CHD4 gene encoding chromodomain-helicase-DNA-binding protein 4 isoform X6, with product MASGIGSPSPCSGGSDDDEMDILLNNALPQHPEPEEEPEEELLSEADTPKIKKKKKPKKLKEPKVPKLSKRQKKELGDSSGEGNEFVEEEEEVLRSDSEGSDYTPGKKKKKKLGPKKEKKNKAKRKEEEEEEEEDDDSKEPKSSAQLLEDWGMEDIDHIFTEEDYRTLTNYKAFSQFVRPLIAAKNPKIAVSKMMMVLGAKWREFSTNNPFKGSSGASVAAAAAAAVAVVESMVTNVDAVLPQPPVDVPLRKAKTKEGKGPNARRKPKASPRIPDIKKPKTKKVAPLKIKLGGFGSKRKRSSSEDDDLDVESDFDDASINSYSVSDGSTSRSSRSRKKLKAGKKKKKGEEDSTVAVDGYETDHQDYCEVCQQGGEIILCDTCPRAYHMVCLDPDMEKAPEGKWSCPHCEKEGIQWEAKEDNSEGEEILEDVVGDAEEEDDHHMEFCRVCKDGGELLCCDACPSSYHIHCLNPPLPEIPNGEWLCPRCTCPALKGKVQKILIWKWGQPPVGPAPPRPPDADPNAPPPKPLEGRPERQFFVKWQGMSYWHCSWVSELQLELHCQVMFRNYQRKNDMDEPPSGDFGGEEEKSRKRKNKDPKYAEMEERFYRYGIKPEWMMIHRILNHSVDKKGNVHYLIKWRDLPYDQASWESEDVDIQDYDLYKQAYWNHRELMRGEEGRPGKKLKKVKMRKLERPPETPTVDPTVKYDRQPEYLDVTGGTLHPYQLEGLNWLRFSWAQGTDTILADEMGLGKTVQTAVFLYSLYKEGHSKGPFLVSAPLSTIINWEREFEMWAPDMYVVTYVGDKDSRAIIRENEFTFEDNAIRGGKKASRMKKEAAVKFHVLLTSYELITIDMAILGSIDWACLIVDEAHRLKNNQSKFFRVLNGYSLQHKLLLTGTPLQNNLEELFHLLNFLTPERFHNLEGFLEEFADIAKEDQIKKLHDMLGPHMLRRLKADVFKNMPSKTELIVRVELSPMQKKYYKYILTRNFEALNARGGGNQVSLLNVVMDLKKCCNHPYLFPVAAMEAPKMPNGMYDGSALIRASGKLLLLQKMLKNLKEGGHRVLIFSQMTKMLDLLEDFLEHEGYKYERIDGGITGNMRQEAIDRFNAPGAQQFCFLLSTRAGGLGINLATADTVIIYDSDWNPHNDIQAFSRAHRIGQNKKVMIYRFVTRASVEERITQVAKKKMMLTHLVVRPGLGSKTGSMSKQELDDILKFGTEELFKDEATEGGDNKEGEDSSVIHYDDKAIERLLDRNQDETEDTELQGMNEYLSSFKVAQYVVREEEMGEEEEVEREIIKQEESVDPDYWEKLLRHHYEQQQEDLARNLGKGKRIRKQVNYNDGSQEDRDWQDDQSDNQSDYSVASEEGDEDFDERSEAARRPSRKGLRNDKDKPLPPLLARVGGNIEVLGFNARQRKAFLNAIMRYGMPPQDAFTTQWLVRDLRGKSEKEFKAYVSLFMRHLCEPGADGAETFADGVPREGLSRQHVLTRIGVMSLIRKKVQEFEHVNGRWSMPELAEIEENKKLSQPSSPSPKTPTPSTPGDTQPNTPAPVPPPEDGVKVEEGANAKEQGEPAEPEKELSASATETEAPMECAQPVETPPQEAKSPVNSTETDEKKVEETEVKERPDEPMEVESKADVEKVEDRAATENPPDPPIITLDEKDEKKDDDKRDVVMLQNGEMLKESVDERHKKAVKQRFMFNIADGGFTELHSLWQNEERAATVTKKTYEIWHRRHDYWLLAGIINHGYARWQDIQNDPRYAILNEPFKGEMNRGNFLEIKNKFLARRFKLLEQALVIEEQLRRAAYLNMSEDPSHPSMALNTRFAEVECLAESHQHLSKESMAGNKPANAVLHKVLKQLEELLSDMKADVTRLPATIARIPPVAVRLQMSERNILSRLANRSSEPPPPPPPQQVLSCPTGRPAAVSSWPSAVDLSAKLK from the exons AACCTGAAGAAGAGCCAGAAGAAGAGCTTCTATCAGAGGCTGACACTCCCAAAatcaagaagaagaagaagcccAAGAAACTGAAGGAACCCAAAGTGCCCAAGCTCAGCAAGCGTCAGAAGAAGGAG ctggggGACAGCTCTGGTGAGGGGAATGAGTTtgtggaggaagaagaggaggttCTGCGCTCTGACAGTGAAGGCAGTGATTATACTcctgggaagaagaaaaagaagaagttAGGAcccaagaaggaaaagaaaaacaaagccaagcgcaaggaggaggaggaagaggaggaagaagatgaTGACTCAAAG GAGCCAAAGTCAtcagctcagctcctggagGATTGGGGCATGGAGGATATTGATCACATCTTCACAGAGGAGGATTACCGCACACTCACCAATTACAAAGCTTTCAGCCAGTTTGTCAG GCCACTTATCGCAGCCAAGAACCCTAAAATAGCAGTGTCGAAGATGATGATGGTACTGGGAGCCAAATGGAGGGAGTTTAGCACAAACAACCCCTTCAAGGGAAGTTCAGGTGCatctgtggcagctgctgcagctgcagctgttgcAGTAGTCGAGAGTATGGTGACAAACGTGGATGCTGTCCTGCCGCAGCCCCCTGTAGATGTGCCACTCAGGAAAGCCAAGACAAAGGAGGGCAAAG GACCCAATGCCCGGCGGAAGCCAAAGGCCAGTCCTCGTATTCCTGATATCAAGAAACCTAAAACAAAGAAGGTGGCACCACTGAAAATCAAACTGGGAGGATTTGGTTCCAAGCGTAAAAGATCATCA AGTGAGGATGATGATCTGGATGTGGAGTCAGACTTTGATGATGCCAGCATCAACAGCTACTCTGTTTCAGACGGATCTACAAGCCGTAGTAGCCGCAGTCGCAAAAAACTCAAGgctgggaagaagaaaaagaaag GTGAGGAGGACTCCACAGTGGCTGTGGATGGCTATGAGACTGATCACCAGGACTACTGTGAGGtgtgccagcagggaggagaaatTATATTGTGTGATACCTGCCCTCGTGCCTACCACATGGTTTGCCTGGACCCAGACATGGAGAAAGCTCCAGAGGGCAAATGGAGCTGCCCACACTGT GAAAAAGAGGGCATTCAGTGGGAAGCAAAGGAGGATAACTCAGAAGGTGAGGAAATCCTGGAGGATGTAGTGGGGGAtgctgaggaagaggatgaCCATCATATGGAGTTCTGTAGAGTCTGCAAGGAtggaggagagctgctgtgctgtgatgCCTGTCCTTCATCCTATCACATCCACTGTCTGAACCCCCCACTGCCTGAGATTCCCAATGGAGAATGGCTGTGTCCTCGCTGCACT TGCCCAGCTTTGAAAGGAAAGGTGCAGAAGATCTTGATCTGGAAATGGGGTCAGCCCCCAGTTGGCCCCGCACCACCACGTCCACCTGATGCAGACCCTAACGCTCCGCCCCCCAAGCCTCTGGAGGGTCGGCCTGAAAGGCAGTTCTTTGTCAAATGGCAGGGCATGTCCTACTGGCACTGCTCCTGGGTGTCAGAGTTGCAG CTGGAGTTGCACTGCCAGGTCATGTTTCGTAACTACCAACGCAAAAATGATATGGATGAGCCACCCTCGGGAGACTttggaggggaagaggagaagagccgaaagaggaaaaacaaggaCCCCAAATATGCTGAGATGGAGGAGCGTTTCTATCGATACGGGATCAAGCCAGAGTGGATGATGATCCACAGGATCCTTAATCATAG TGTGGATAAGAAGGGGAATGTCCACTATTTGATTAAATGGAGAGACCTACCCTATGACCAGGCATCCTGGGAAAGCGAAGATGTGGACATTCAAGATTATGACCTCTACAAGCAAGCCTACTGGAATCACAG GGAGCTGATGCGAGGTGAAGAGGGCAGGCCCGGTAAGAAGCTAAAGAAAGTGAAGATGCGGAAACTGGAGAGACCCCCTGAGACTCCCACAGTAGAT CCAACAGTGAAATATGACCGGCAGCCGGAATACCTCGATGTAACAGGGGGCACCTTGCATCCCTACCAGCTGGAAGGGCTGAATTGGCTGCGCTTCTCATGGGCCCAGGGCACAGATACAATCTTGGCTGATGAAATGGGTCTGGGAAAGACTGTGCAGACAGCAGTATTCCTGTATTCCTTATACAAAGAG GGCCACTCTAAGGGTCCCTTCTTGGTGAGTGCACCACTGTCCACAATCATCAACTGGGAACGAGAATTTGAGATGTGGGCCCCGGATATGTACGTAGTGACCTACGTTGGGGACAAAGACAGCCGGGCCATCATCCGTGAGAACGAGTTCACTTTTGAGGATAACGCCATACGTGGAGGCAAAAAAGCATCCAGAATGAAG AAAGAGGCTGCTGTCAAGTTCCATGTGCTTCTCACCTCCTACGAATTGATCACAATTGATATGGCCATACTAGGCTCTATTGACTGGGCCTGTCTCATTGTGGATGAAGCTCACAGACTGAAGAACAACCAGTCTAAG TTCTTCCGTGTGCTGAATGGTTACTCCCTGCAGCACAAGCTGCTGCTTACAGGAACTCCCCTGCAGAACAACCTGGAGGAACTGTTCCACCTGCTGAACTTCCTGACGCCCGAGAGATTCCA TAACTTGGAGGGCTTCCTAGAAGAGTTTGCAGATATTGCCAAGGAAGATCAGATCAAGAAGCTGCATGACATGCTGGGCCCACATATGCTGAGGCGTCTCAAGGCTGATGTTTTCAAGAATATGCCATCTAAGACTGAACTCATTGTCAGAGTGGAGCTGAGTCCCATGCAGAA gaaaTACTATAAATACATTTTGACGAGAAACTTTGAGGCACTGAATGCACGGGGTGGTGGTAACCAAGTCTCATTGCTCAATGTTGTTATGGATCTGAAGAAATGCTGTAACCACCCCTACCTCTTCCCTGTGGCTGCTATG gaagCTCCAAAAATGCCAAATGGCATGTATGATGGTAGTGCCCTCATTCGAGCCTCTGGAAAGCTGTTGCTGCTCCAGAAGATGTTAAAGAACCTGAAGGAAGGAGGTCACAGGGTGCTCATATTCTCTCAG ATGACTAAAATGTTGGACCTTCTAGAAGATTTTTTGGAACACGAAGGGTACAAATATGAGCGGATTGATGGAGGAATCACAGGGAACATGCGTCAGGAGGCGATTGATCGCTTCAATG ctcctggagctcagcagttctgctttctgctttcaaCTCGAGCTGGGGGTCTTGGTATTAACTTGGCCACAGCAGATACTGTGATTATCTATGATTCAGACTGGAACCCCCACAACGATATCCAG GCCTTCAGCCGTGCACACAGAATTGGGCAGAACAAGAAAGTGATGATCTACCGCTTTGTGACAAGGGCCTCGGTGGAGGAGCGCATCACGCAGGTGGCCAAGAAGAAGATGATGCTAACTCATCTGGTAGTGAGACCGGGGTTGGGCTCCAAGACAGGCTCCATGTCCAAGCAGGAACTTGATGACATTCTCAAATTTGGCACTGAAGAGCTCTTCAAGGATGAGGCTACTGAGGGGG GGGATAACAAAGAAGGTGAGGACAGCAGTGTCATCCACTATGATGACAAAGCAATTGAGCGTCTGCTGGATCGGAACCAGGATGAAACAGAAGATACAGAACTTCAGGGCATGAATGAATATCTCAGCTCCTTCAAGGTGGCCCAGTATGTGGTTCGTGAGGAGGAGATGGGG gaggaagaggaggttgAACGGGAAATTATCAAGCAGGAGGAATCTGTGGATCCTGATTACTGGGAGAAACTTCTCCGTCACCATTATGAGCAACAACAGGAGGATCTGGCCAGGAATCTGGGCAAGGGCAAACGTATTCGCAAGCAAGTTAACTACAACGATGGCTCACAGGAGGATAGAG actGGCAGGATGACCAGTCAGATAATCAGTCAGACTATTCAGTTGCTTCTGAAGAAGGAGATGAGGACTTTGATGAGAGGTCTGAAG CAGCTCGTCGGCCTAGCCGCAAGGGCCTGAGGAATGATAAGGATAAGCCTCTGCCTCCCTTACTGGCCCGTGTGGGAGGGAACATTGAG GTGTTGGGTTTCAACGCTCGCCAGCGGAAAGCCTTCCTCAATGCTATCATGCGCTATGGAATGCCGCCTCAGGATGCCTTCACCACTCAGTGGCTTGTTCGGGACCTCCGTGGCAAGTCAGAGAAGGAGTTCAA GGCCTATGTGTCGCTGTTCATGCGCCATTTGTGTGAGCCTGGAGCTGACGGCGCAGAGACCTTTGCAGACGGGGTCCCACGGGAAGGGCTGTCCCGACAGCACGTCCTTACTCGCATCGGGGTCATGTCACTTATTCGCAAAAAG GTGCAGGAGTTTGAGCACGTGAACGGCCGCTGGAGTATGCCAGAACTGGCAGAGATAGAGGAGAACAAGAAACTTTCACAGCCCAGCTCACCCTCTCCCAAAACTCCAACCCCTTCGACGCCAGGGGATACGCAGCCAAACACACCTGCCCCTGTTCCTCCCCCTG AAGACGGAGTAAAAGTAGAAGAAGGAGCTAATGCTAAGGAGCAAGGAGAACCAGCTGAACCAGAGAAGGAGCTCAGTGCCTCTGCTACTGAAACAGAGGCCCCTATGGAG TGTGCTCAGCCTGTGGAGACACCGCCCCAGGAAGCAAAATCCCCAGTGAACTCCACAGaaacagatgagaaaaaagTAGAGGAAACGGAAGTGAAGGAAAGACCAGATGAACCAATGGAAGTAGAAAGCAAAG CTGATGTGGAGAAAGTGGAAGACAGAGCAGCTACTGAAAATCCCCCTGACCCTCCTATAATCACTCTGGATGAGAAAG ATGAGAAAAAGGACGATGATAAGAGAGACGTGGTGATGCTGCAGAATGGAGAGATGCTGAAGGAGTCAGTAGATGAAAGGCACAAGAAGGCAGTAAAGCAGCGCTTCATGTTCAACATAGCAGATGGTGGTTTCACTG AGCTGCACTCCCTCTGGCAGAATGAGGAGCGGGCTGCAACTGTCACCAAGAAGACGTACGAGATCTGGCACCGGCGCCATGACTACTGGCTCCTGGCTGGGATTATCAA TCATGGCTATGCCCGTTGGCAGGATATTCAGAATGATCCACGTTACGCCATCCTCAATGAGCCCTTCAAGGGTGAGATGAACAGGGGTAACTTCCTGGAAATAAAGAATAAGTTCTTGGCAAGGAGATTTAAG ctcctggagcaagCGCTGGTGATCGAGGAGCAGCTGCGGCGAGCCGCCTATCTGAACATGTCCGAAGACCCGTCTCACCCATCCATGGCTCTGAACACACGGTTTGCCGAGGTGGAATGCCTGGCTGAGAGCCACCAGCACCTGTCCAAGGAGTCGATGGCTGGGAACAAACCCGCCAATGCTGTGCTGCACAAAG TTCtgaagcagctggaggagctgttgaGTGACATGAAGGCCGACGTGACTCGTCTGCCTGCCACGATCGCCCGCATCCCCCCCGTGGCAGTGCGCCTCCAGATGTCGGAGCGCAACATCCTCAGCCGCCTGGCCAACCGCAGCAGCgagcccccgccgccgccccctccccaaCAA GTCCTCTCTTGCCCCACAGGTCGCCCAGCAGCAGTGAGTTCCTGGCCCAGTGCTGTTGACCTTTCGGCCAAGCTGAAGTGA